In one window of Halictus rubicundus isolate RS-2024b unplaced genomic scaffold, iyHalRubi1_principal scaffold1387, whole genome shotgun sequence DNA:
- the LOC143365141 gene encoding uncharacterized protein LOC143365141: MTTAIVHAFDCDDRPLECRALLDTCSNANFITEAFAKRLNLNTREQRVNIEVLNELKTVTNKTLQVKVKSRINGFNRTLNFFIIPRISSQLPDRQINKTRLHIPSNVQLADPHFHRPSHVDMLIGTGTTLACLSIGQIEIGSKNQSDLIMQKTQFGWIIGGSAPVSSIRESHKTLLTNVDFDMKKFWEVEEGPHHSHLSPSENECESHFKRTFRRLKSGRYQVALPFNEKKQLIGESRTQALNRFTSLERKLTRDSELKTEYSRIMNEYIDLGHMSQVKNIDQTNGYYLPHHAVIKPTSSTTKCRVVFDGSAKSVTGISLNDSLHTGPTIQDDLFTLLNRFRMHAYVISGDIEKMYRQFLVRPEDRQYQRILWRNHKNEITTFELNTITFGLSAAPYLAIRCLQQLASDEFEHYPRACEVISKDVYVDDLLTGTDDYYETLKLRNEVIRVLKRGCLNIRQWVSNDPNLLSGLSEEDIHPKFFGDTTVKTLGIAWDPKDDSINYQVHVTPRHTHTKRTILSTIAKIFDPLGLLGPVTVVAKMLMQRLWQLKVDWDESLPMSIQTEWSNYQEELNLLENLKFERHVSQTSVQRLELHGFCDASERAYGACIYIRSLDVSGNIRVRLLCAKSRVAPLKTISLARLELYGAVLLSSLYDSITRCLNHKIHETILWTDSTIVLHWLHKQPNVLKTFVANRVAEIQTKTNILAWRHIRSSDNPADLLSRGTTPSSLTSNKIWRYGPDWLATDESLWPTSCFEPPSETPEMRNIQCFTVTSAQPFDLLLRYSCIDRLRRIISYCLRFRPANRKTGPISIQELERANNIIISSTQAHAFSEEIAALKSKIGLNSKSKLLSLNPFIDEQGILRVGGRLQYSNLEYDKKHPILLPKGHHITDLIIRNIHIRNCHSGLTSTLYNVRQTYWPIDGKNTTRKIIRNCIKCFRFSPPMTNYLMGNLPTTRITESRPFSNVGTDYCGPFFIKERRHRNRTRVKVYVAVFICFSTKAVHLEVVGDLTTDAFLAALKRFIARRGICSNIYSDNGTNFVGANNELNELHRVLREDEKVNRFVTDKKISWHFMPALSPHFGGLWEAAVKSFKHHLKRVVGDQLFTYEQFATFVTEIEGILNSRPLTPLSSDPNDPVALTPAHFLIGTAITSVPEADFTASPSNRLSNWQHIQKVKQDFWTRWSKEYIHQLQTRTKWMKGSHDIKEGTVVILKDDHLPPLQWHLGRILEIHPGIDNVTRAVTVKTSNGVYKRNVKQLAPLPIACDTC; encoded by the coding sequence ATGACCACCGCAATTGTACACGCCTTCGACTGTGACGATCGGCCTCTCGAGTGTCGCGCGTTACTCGACACGTGTTCAAATGCGAATTTTATCACAGAGGCTTTTGCCAAAAGATTAAATCTGAATACTCGGGAACAACGTGTGAACATTGAGGTATTGAACGAGCTTAAAACGGTTACGAACAAGACACTGCAAGTAAAGGTCAAATCGCGCATTAACGGATTCAACCGCActctcaattttttcattatcCCACGTATATCCAGTCAGTTACCCGATCGACAAATTAACAAAACCAGATTGCACATCCCATCAAACGTACAACTCGCTGATCCCCATTTTCATCGACCGTCACATGTAGACATGTTAATCGGTACCGGAACAACCTTAGCATGTCTTAGCATAGGTCAGATCGAGATTGGTTCTAAAAATCAGTCCGATCTGATAATGCAAAAGACACAATTCGGATGGATCATCGGGGGGAGTGCACCGGTATCATCAATTCGTGAATCACACAAAACTTTGCTGACAAACGTGGATTttgatatgaaaaaattttgggaGGTTGAAGAGGGACCGCATCACTCGCACCTTTCACCATCGGAAAATGAATGCGAGTCCCATTTTAAACGAACATTCAGACGGTTAAAATCTGGACGATATCAAGTAGCGCTTCCGTTCAATGAGAAGAAGCAGCTAATCGGCGAATCCCGTACGCAAGCCCTAAATCGCTTTACATCTTTGGAGCGAAAACTTACTCGCGACTCGGAACTCAAGACCGAATACAGTAGAATCATGAACGAATACATTGATTTAGGTCACATGAGTCAGGTTAAAAATATTGATCAGACGAACGGTTATTATTTGCCTCATCACGCCGTCATCAAACCCACCAGCTCGACCACAAAATGTCGAGTTGTATTCGATGGTTCGGCTAAATCAGTCACCGGGATTTCATTAAACGACTCGCTACATACAGGACCGACGATACAAGACGACCTGTTTACTTTATTGAATCGATTTCGGATGCATGCCTATGTAATATCGGGCGACATTGAGAAAATGTATCGCCAATTTCTTGTACGTCCTGAAGATCGCCAATATCAAAGAATTCTTTGGAGAAACCataaaaacgaaattacgaCATTTGAATTGAACACAATCACATTCGGTTTATCCGCCGCACCCTATTTAGCCATTAGATGTTTGCAACAATTAGCATCTGACGAATTCGAACATTACCCGAGGGCTTGCGAGGTTATCTCCAAGGATGTCTACGTAGACGATCTTCTAACCGGCACGGATGATTACTACGAAACATTAAAATTACGAAACGAAGTTATTCGAGTCCTAAAACGAGGATGTTTAAACATTCGTCAGTGGGTATCAAACGACCCGAACCTCTTATCCGGGCTGTCCGAAGAAGACATACATCCAAAATTCTTCGGCGATAcaacggtaaaaacattaggCATTGCATGGGATCCGAAAGACGACTCAATAAATTATCAAGTTCACGTGACGCCGCGACATACACATACGAAACGCACAATTCTTTCAACGATCGCGAAGATTTTTGACCCGTTAGGTTTACTCGGTCCAGTCACAGTCGTTGCAAAGATGCTAATGCAACGGTTGTGGCAATTGAAGGTCGATTGGGACGAATCGCTGCCTATGAGCATCCAGACTGAATGGTCAAATTATCAAGAAGAGCTCAACTTATTAGAAAATTTAAAGTTTGAGCGACATGTTTCTCAAACATCGGTACAACGACTAGAGCTGCATGGCTTCTGCGATGCAAGCGAGCGTGCATACGGAGCTTGCATATATATTCGGTCCCTTGACGTATCGGGGAATATAAGGGTACGActtctttgtgcaaaatcacgCGTTGCACCTTTAAAGACCATAAGTTTGGCTCGTCTGGAGCTTTACGGGGCTGTCCTCCTTTCGTCACTTTACGATTCGATCACGAGATGTCTGAACCACAAAATACACGAGACGATTTTGTGGACAGACTCAACTATAGTTCTCCATTGGTTGCATAAACAACCTAATGTATTAAAGACTTTCGTAGCTAACCGAGTTGCGGAAATTCAGACGAAGACAAACATATTAGCATGGCGACATATTCGGTCATCCGATAATCCCGCGGACCTGTTATCACGCGGCACAACTCCCAGCAGTCTGACAAGCAACAAAATCTGGCGCTACGGGCCAGATTGGCTTGCAACTGACGAATCGTTATGGCCAACATCTTGCTTTGAGCCTCCTTCAGAAACGCCTGAAATGCGCAACATACAATGTTTTACAGTCACCAGTGCTCAGCCATTCGATCTATTATTACGGTATTCGTGCATAGACCGCCTACGCCGAATCATTTCTTATTGTTTACGATTTCGTCCGGCAAATCGAAAAACTGGACCCATTTCCATACAGGAATTGGAACGcgctaataatataataatcagTTCAACTCAGGCACACGCTTTTTCTGAAGAGATCGCAGCTCTTAAATCAAAAATCGGTTTAAATTCCAAGAGCAAATTATTGTCGCTAAACCCGTTCATCGACGAGCAGGGTATACTTCGCGTAGGCGGTCGACTGCAATATTCTAATCTAGAATATGACAAAAAACACCCGATACTTTTGCCAAAGGGTCATCACATCACCGACTTAATAATCCGCAACATTCATATTCGAAATTGTCATTCCGGTTTGACGTCAACTTTGTATAACGTTCGACAAACATACTGGCCAATCGATGGTAAAAATACTACCAGGAAAATAATCCGGAATTGCATCAAATGCTTTAGATTCAGCCCACCAATGACAAACTACCTGATGGGTAATTTGCCTACCACTCGTATTACCGAATCTAGACCGTTTTCAAATGTTGGAACGGACTACTGCGGGCCGTTTTTTATCAAAGAACGTCGTCATCGAAATCGGACGCGCGTTAAAGTTTACGTTGCGGTGTTTATCTGCTTTTCTACCAAGGCAGTTCATTTAGAAGTGGTGGGCGATCTAACCACGGACGCCTTTTTAGCAGCCTTGAAAAGATTCATCGCGAGGAGGGGTATTTGCAGTAACATCTATTCTGATAATGGTACTAATTTCGTCGGTGCCAACAACGAATTGAACGAACTTCACAGAGTTCTGCGAGAGGATGAGAAGGTCAATCGATTTGTCACTGACAAAAAGATTTCATGGCATTTTATGCCTGCCTTGTCTCCTCACTTCGGCGGACTCTGGGAAGCAGCTGTTAAGTCGTTCAAACATCACTTAAAGCGTGTTGTCGGTGATCAACTTTTTACGTATGAACAATTTGCCACGTTCGTAACCGAAATCGAGGGAATTTTAAATTCCCGACCATTGACTCCTCTTTCTTCCGATCCAAATGATCCTGTAGCATTGACTCCTGCCCATTTCCTTATTGGTACCGCGATAACGAGTGTACCTGAAGCTGACTTCACCGCAAGTCCGAGCAATCGGCTGTCAAACTGGCAGCATATACAAAAAGTCAAACAGGACTTCTGGACCAGGTGGTCCAAGGAATACATCCACCAGCTACAAACACGGACCAAGTGGATGAAGGGATCCCACGACATCAAGGAAGGCACGGTTGTCATCCTGAAGGACGATCACCTGCCTCCACTCCAGTGGCATCTTGGAAGAATCTTGGAGATCCACCCCGGCATCGACAACGTCACACGTGCAGTTACGGTTAAAACCAGTAATGGTGTATATAAACGAAATGTGAAGCAACTCGCCCCCCTTCCGATTGCTTGCGATACTTGTTAA